One part of the Dyadobacter sp. 676 genome encodes these proteins:
- a CDS encoding phosphoenolpyruvate hydrolase family protein: MPNPWTGKGNPYTKQEVRDRLKNTIGQGKAIIAAGAGTGISAKFIEKGGADLIIIYNSGRFRMAGHGSTAGLMAYGDANAVAMEIGEFEVLPVVEEIPVICGVHGSDPRRRMWHHLLKVKEMGFSGVNNFPTHSIVDGHFRQVLEETGMGFAKEVEMIRLATMMDLFSIVYVATPEEARQMAEAGADAIIAHVGTTVGGSIGVVDATCSMDEAIERTQQIGDAARNVNPEVFVLAHGGPVNTPADVREVLSRTDIHGFVGASSLERMGVEQSLTELTRDFKRLTLGKS, translated from the coding sequence ATGCCTAACCCATGGACCGGTAAGGGAAATCCTTATACGAAGCAGGAAGTCAGAGACCGTTTAAAAAATACGATCGGGCAGGGAAAAGCCATTATTGCAGCCGGTGCCGGCACGGGTATCAGCGCTAAATTCATTGAAAAAGGCGGTGCCGATCTTATCATTATCTACAATTCCGGGCGCTTCCGGATGGCCGGCCACGGCTCCACCGCCGGCCTGATGGCTTATGGCGATGCCAATGCCGTGGCGATGGAAATCGGGGAATTCGAAGTGCTGCCGGTGGTGGAAGAAATCCCGGTCATTTGCGGCGTACACGGTTCCGATCCCCGGCGCAGGATGTGGCACCATTTATTGAAAGTCAAGGAAATGGGCTTTTCGGGCGTCAACAATTTTCCAACCCACAGCATTGTGGACGGCCATTTCAGGCAGGTTCTCGAAGAAACGGGCATGGGCTTTGCCAAAGAAGTGGAAATGATCAGGCTGGCGACCATGATGGACCTTTTCTCGATCGTGTACGTGGCTACCCCGGAAGAAGCCCGGCAGATGGCCGAAGCAGGTGCCGACGCTATCATCGCGCACGTCGGTACCACCGTAGGCGGTTCGATCGGGGTAGTGGATGCGACGTGCAGCATGGATGAGGCCATTGAGCGTACGCAGCAAATCGGGGACGCGGCCCGGAACGTCAATCCGGAGGTTTTCGTCCTTGCGCATGGCGGCCCGGTAAATACGCCGGCGGACGTCCGCGAGGTCCTCTCCCGCACCGACATTCACGGCTTTGTAGGCGCCTCGTCCCTCGAACGCATGGGCGTTGAACAATCCCTCACCGAACTTACCCGCGATTTCAAGCGGCTGACATTGGGGAAATCCTGA
- the glgX gene encoding glycogen debranching protein GlgX, with product MDTHLENEVEGGETGTDLRALPGRPYPLGAQWDGHGVNFAVFSENAESVELCLFDQEGREYAKIRIEEVTHHVWHVYVPDLAPGQLYGYRVYGPYEPENGHRFNPAKLLVDPYAKALSGTLQWDDALFGYQVGNPQEDLSFNTTDSAPFMPKSVVVDETFDWEDDRRINRPYHKTIIYEAHVKGFTQLNNDVPEELRGTYAGLAHPASIDYLKKLGITAIELLPVHHFVADRHLVEKGLTNYWGYNTLGFFAPDLRYCSCNDPREQVNEFKYMVKELHKAGIEVILDVVYNHTAEGNHMGPTLSFKGLDNASYYRLVEDDRRHYMDYTGTGNTLNVQLPNVLALIMDSLRYWITEMHVDGFRFDLAAALARTLHETDNLSSFFNIIHQDPVISQVKLIAEPWDINEDGYMVGKFPVGWGEWNGLYRDQMREFWRGGETKMTHFAQRFTGSPDLYHNSYRRPTASINFITAHDGFTLRDLVSYNDKHNEANGEDNKDGDDANHSWNCGAEGPTDNPDINTLRAKQQRNFLVTLLLSQGVAMLVAGDEWGRSQQGNNNAYCQDNEISWLNWEQADHELLGFTRELIHFCQNHPSFQRRRWFQDMPVTGTDVKDIMWFLPDGNTIPEENWGEAKAGAFAVFLNGLGIRCVNMDGKRLVDEHFYIIFNPSAEQVTFRLPSQECGSGWRTVISTSEGFIGEKDEDIPAGGELVVADRSVVVLKCPTNNR from the coding sequence ATGGACACACATCTTGAAAATGAGGTCGAAGGCGGCGAAACCGGCACTGATCTCCGCGCGTTGCCGGGACGTCCCTATCCGCTTGGCGCTCAGTGGGACGGCCACGGCGTGAATTTCGCCGTATTCTCAGAAAACGCCGAAAGCGTGGAGCTTTGCCTGTTCGACCAGGAGGGAAGGGAATATGCGAAGATCAGGATCGAAGAGGTAACCCATCACGTATGGCATGTATATGTGCCGGACCTCGCTCCGGGACAACTTTACGGATACCGCGTTTACGGCCCTTACGAACCTGAAAACGGCCATCGTTTCAACCCTGCGAAACTATTGGTGGACCCGTATGCGAAGGCATTGAGCGGTACCCTGCAATGGGACGACGCATTGTTCGGTTACCAGGTCGGCAACCCGCAGGAAGATCTCAGTTTCAATACCACCGACAGCGCGCCGTTTATGCCCAAATCGGTCGTAGTGGACGAAACTTTCGATTGGGAAGACGACCGCCGTATTAACCGCCCCTATCATAAAACGATCATTTACGAAGCCCACGTTAAAGGGTTTACCCAACTTAACAACGATGTCCCCGAAGAGCTTCGGGGCACCTATGCCGGCCTGGCGCATCCCGCCTCGATCGATTACCTGAAAAAACTGGGTATCACGGCCATCGAGCTGTTGCCCGTCCATCATTTCGTTGCCGACAGGCACCTGGTTGAAAAGGGCCTGACCAACTACTGGGGCTACAACACGCTGGGTTTCTTCGCGCCCGATCTGCGTTATTGCAGTTGCAATGACCCCAGGGAGCAGGTCAATGAATTCAAATACATGGTTAAAGAGCTGCATAAGGCAGGCATCGAGGTGATCCTCGACGTGGTGTATAACCACACCGCCGAAGGCAACCACATGGGTCCTACTCTTTCATTCAAGGGCCTGGACAATGCGTCGTATTACCGGCTTGTGGAGGACGACCGGCGGCATTACATGGACTATACCGGCACAGGCAATACCCTGAACGTGCAACTGCCCAATGTACTCGCGCTCATTATGGACAGCCTCCGGTACTGGATCACCGAGATGCATGTCGACGGTTTCCGCTTCGACCTCGCGGCAGCATTGGCCCGGACACTCCACGAAACCGATAACCTGAGCTCGTTTTTCAATATTATCCACCAGGACCCGGTTATTTCGCAGGTAAAACTCATTGCCGAGCCCTGGGACATCAACGAAGACGGCTACATGGTCGGGAAATTCCCCGTCGGCTGGGGTGAATGGAACGGCCTTTACCGCGACCAGATGCGCGAGTTCTGGCGCGGGGGCGAAACTAAAATGACGCATTTCGCGCAGCGCTTTACCGGCAGCCCCGACCTTTACCACAACAGCTACCGCCGCCCCACCGCCAGCATCAATTTTATCACCGCACACGACGGCTTCACCCTGCGCGACCTTGTGAGCTATAACGACAAGCACAATGAAGCCAACGGGGAAGATAACAAGGATGGCGACGATGCGAACCATTCGTGGAACTGCGGTGCCGAGGGGCCGACGGACAATCCCGATATCAACACGCTGCGCGCAAAGCAGCAGCGGAACTTCCTCGTAACCCTGCTGCTGTCGCAGGGCGTTGCCATGCTGGTGGCGGGCGACGAATGGGGACGTTCCCAACAAGGGAACAATAACGCCTATTGCCAGGACAACGAGATTTCATGGCTAAACTGGGAACAGGCCGACCATGAATTGCTCGGATTTACCCGTGAACTGATCCATTTCTGCCAGAACCATCCGTCGTTCCAACGGCGCCGGTGGTTCCAGGACATGCCGGTAACCGGCACCGATGTGAAAGATATCATGTGGTTTCTCCCCGACGGCAATACGATTCCCGAGGAAAACTGGGGCGAGGCCAAAGCCGGCGCATTCGCCGTGTTCCTTAACGGGCTGGGGATACGCTGCGTCAATATGGACGGCAAAAGGCTGGTTGACGAACATTTTTACATCATTTTCAACCCGTCGGCGGAACAGGTCACCTTCAGGCTGCCGTCGCAGGAATGCGGCAGCGGCTGGCGGACGGTCATCAGTACCAGTGAAGGTTTTATTGGTGAAAAAGACGAGGATATACCGGCCGGTGGCGAGCTGGTTGTCGCCGACCGGTCGGTGGTGGTGCTGAAATGTCCTACGAACAACAGGTGA
- a CDS encoding sulfatase-like hydrolase/transferase, with product MKATRLLRLLICIALASAPLKATSQRRAMKDPKTRPNIILILTDDMGYGDIGAYGGQFVPTPNIDRLAASGLKLTQYYSGAPICSPSRASILTGMQPGKWHFTTFLDTRKHNREAGQIDFLDPEAPSIARFFKESGYATGHFGKWHMGGGRDVTDAPGFSEYGFDEHNSTYESPDPDPAITATNWIWSEKDSLKRWDRTRYFVDKTLDFMRRHKGRPCFVNLWPDDVHTPWVPQAEVGRTGQSPANPQAEETFKGVLKEYDRQIGRLLDGLKELGLAENTIVIFTSDNGALPTFGGRRSGGLRGSKLSLYEGGIRMPFIISWPGRIPADKTDDRSELHATDLLPTLSRLAGVEVPAGYKGDGADRSGILLGRPSPRRKEMFWEYGRNDIAYNYPKGNDRSPRLAVRSGEWKLLMDADGSRIELYNIIKDPAETTTLQAAEPKIAGELRTKLLDWWESLPKLNGN from the coding sequence ATGAAAGCGACCAGATTACTACGTTTATTGATTTGCATTGCTTTGGCATCCGCTCCGTTGAAAGCGACAAGCCAGCGCCGTGCCATGAAAGATCCGAAAACGCGACCCAATATCATTCTCATTCTCACGGACGATATGGGCTATGGCGATATCGGCGCTTACGGCGGGCAGTTCGTTCCGACACCCAATATCGACAGGCTCGCCGCCAGCGGTCTTAAACTCACGCAATATTACAGCGGCGCGCCGATTTGCTCCCCGTCCCGTGCGAGCATTCTGACCGGCATGCAGCCGGGAAAATGGCATTTCACTACTTTTCTCGATACGCGAAAACACAACCGGGAAGCGGGGCAGATCGATTTTCTCGATCCCGAAGCACCCTCTATCGCGCGGTTTTTCAAGGAATCGGGTTATGCGACGGGGCATTTCGGTAAATGGCATATGGGCGGCGGCAGGGATGTGACCGATGCGCCCGGATTTTCCGAATATGGCTTCGATGAGCACAATAGTACCTATGAAAGTCCCGATCCCGACCCGGCGATTACGGCTACAAACTGGATATGGTCGGAAAAAGACAGCCTAAAAAGATGGGACCGGACGCGGTATTTCGTGGATAAAACGCTGGATTTCATGCGCCGGCATAAAGGTCGGCCATGTTTCGTCAACCTTTGGCCGGACGATGTGCATACGCCCTGGGTGCCGCAGGCGGAGGTCGGACGCACGGGCCAATCTCCGGCGAATCCGCAGGCAGAAGAGACGTTCAAGGGCGTGTTGAAAGAGTACGACCGGCAAATAGGCCGCCTGCTCGACGGCCTGAAAGAACTCGGACTTGCGGAGAATACCATTGTAATATTCACGAGCGATAACGGCGCACTGCCGACTTTCGGCGGCCGAAGAAGCGGAGGGTTGAGGGGATCGAAGCTGTCATTGTATGAAGGAGGAATCCGTATGCCTTTTATCATAAGTTGGCCGGGCCGTATTCCCGCCGACAAAACCGACGATCGTTCCGAACTGCACGCTACCGACCTGCTGCCGACCCTGTCACGATTGGCGGGAGTGGAAGTTCCGGCCGGTTACAAGGGCGACGGGGCCGACCGCTCGGGCATTCTTCTGGGTAGGCCTTCGCCCCGCAGGAAGGAAATGTTCTGGGAATACGGCCGGAACGACATCGCCTATAATTACCCCAAAGGTAACGATCGCAGCCCGCGCCTGGCCGTGCGGTCCGGTGAATGGAAACTTTTGATGGACGCGGACGGCAGCCGGATCGAGCTTTACAACATCATAAAGGACCCCGCCGAAACGACGACCCTGCAAGCGGCCGAGCCGAAGATCGCAGGGGAGTTGAGGACGAAACTGCTCGATTGGTGGGAGTCGCTTCCAAAACTGAATGGGAATTGA
- a CDS encoding tail fiber domain-containing protein, whose protein sequence is MKGKFTPKSFRSRASIWPRFGGLLSAILLPAGLYAQQTDTLVAARDASQNTRMVVFQNGGFLLGGTFTGSVADLPATGAGTRVMWHPGKSAFRAGTVSGNYWDNPAIGDYSVAMGNDVRATASAATAFGLRTGAVAPSSFAVGEDSYASGPASVAMGFHAHTNARQGSFVFADKSIQDTLRSGVDHSASWRVRGGFRIFTSSNLSTGITIQSGASISNWGQSNAVISTSTGALLTTSGVWQNVSDVNKKHLFEPISNDEVLDKLRRLPVTRWSYKVDGNKIRHIGPTAQDFYAAFGLGHDDRSIGTVDADGVALAGIKALEERTRNMAAELANLKADNAALHQQLRDNGPGSWMNVAGIGMLAFAIGAGLLRIASRRQVAQGA, encoded by the coding sequence ATGAAGGGAAAATTTACCCCGAAATCTTTTCGATCCCGTGCATCGATATGGCCCCGGTTTGGCGGACTGTTAAGCGCGATATTGCTGCCCGCGGGCCTTTACGCGCAGCAGACGGATACGCTTGTAGCCGCGCGGGATGCTTCCCAAAACACGCGAATGGTTGTTTTTCAAAATGGCGGGTTCTTGTTGGGCGGCACTTTTACCGGTAGCGTTGCCGATTTGCCGGCAACCGGTGCGGGAACCCGTGTAATGTGGCATCCCGGGAAATCCGCTTTCCGCGCGGGAACTGTGTCGGGAAATTATTGGGATAACCCTGCCATCGGGGACTATTCGGTAGCCATGGGTAACGACGTGCGTGCAACCGCCAGCGCCGCGACGGCATTCGGTCTGCGGACCGGCGCTGTGGCACCTTCTTCATTTGCCGTCGGTGAAGACAGTTATGCCAGCGGACCGGCTTCTGTTGCAATGGGTTTTCATGCACATACCAACGCGCGCCAGGGTAGTTTTGTGTTTGCGGACAAATCTATCCAGGACACGCTGAGATCGGGGGTTGACCATTCGGCCAGCTGGCGTGTCAGGGGCGGATTCCGGATATTTACTTCTTCTAACCTCAGTACGGGAATTACCATACAGAGCGGTGCCTCTATCAGCAACTGGGGGCAATCAAATGCAGTTATTTCTACTTCTACCGGCGCTTTGCTCACAACTTCCGGGGTATGGCAAAATGTGTCGGATGTCAATAAGAAGCACCTCTTCGAACCTATCTCCAATGATGAGGTGCTGGACAAACTGCGCCGATTGCCCGTGACGCGATGGAGCTACAAGGTGGACGGGAACAAGATTCGTCATATCGGACCCACGGCACAGGACTTTTACGCCGCATTCGGCCTCGGACACGACGACCGGAGCATCGGAACGGTGGATGCCGACGGCGTGGCGCTGGCGGGCATCAAAGCATTGGAAGAGCGTACCCGAAATATGGCCGCCGAACTCGCAAATCTGAAAGCCGATAATGCGGCCCTTCACCAGCAATTGCGCGACAACGGCCCCGGTTCCTGGATGAACGTCGCAGGTATCGGAATGCTGGCGTTTGCCATCGGTGCCGGTTTGCTCCGGATCGCGTCCCGGCGGCAGGTAGCCCAGGGTGCGTAA
- a CDS encoding response regulator has product MNTAFSNDDTSAPGEQGSGQLIYLAEDDHDDIFLFERALKALKSGHSLNTFENGQQLFDALQKPGAKVPDIVFLDINMPVQTGLECLLNIRRHHSKVLPVFLFSTAQDRLTVEQARKLGATGYLSKPTSTEELGALLTSVLAIDWRSRSVNDFYVHLQLAST; this is encoded by the coding sequence ATGAACACAGCTTTTTCTAATGACGACACCAGTGCACCCGGCGAGCAGGGCTCCGGCCAGCTCATTTACCTGGCGGAAGACGACCACGACGATATTTTTCTGTTTGAGCGTGCATTGAAAGCCCTGAAATCGGGGCATAGCCTGAATACCTTCGAGAATGGCCAGCAGTTGTTCGATGCTTTGCAAAAGCCGGGCGCCAAAGTGCCCGACATCGTTTTTCTGGACATCAATATGCCGGTCCAGACAGGTCTGGAATGTCTGCTGAATATTCGCCGGCATCATTCCAAAGTACTGCCGGTGTTCCTCTTTTCCACCGCTCAGGACCGCCTTACCGTTGAGCAGGCCCGCAAGCTGGGCGCAACGGGATATTTGTCGAAACCGACTTCGACGGAAGAGCTGGGAGCGCTGCTTACGAGCGTTCTGGCAATCGACTGGCGCTCACGTTCGGTCAACGATTTTTATGTGCATCTGCAACTTGCCAGCACATGA
- a CDS encoding SDR family oxidoreductase: protein MNSLKNKVAVITGSARGLGKAIAERYAALGADVVINYSRDKVSADEVASNIAAMGARVIAVQADVSKVADIHRLFAEAKNAFGKIDIVVANAGIEMVETPVTEFTEEQFDRLFSINTKGAYFTMQQAALNVEDNGRIIYIASSTTAFPVAGMAVYGGSKTTPRYLVDVLSKEIGHRGVTVNSIIPFAVDHSGIFAEAGSYPELRKSLLDSCPMGRLAEVEDVANVAEFFASDLSSFVNGQHLLVNGGANQ from the coding sequence ATGAACTCACTCAAAAACAAAGTAGCCGTTATTACAGGATCGGCAAGAGGCCTCGGAAAGGCCATCGCGGAGCGTTATGCCGCACTCGGCGCCGACGTGGTGATCAATTACTCGCGCGACAAGGTGTCGGCCGACGAAGTCGCAAGCAATATCGCCGCTATGGGAGCGCGCGTTATTGCCGTACAGGCCGATGTCAGCAAGGTGGCGGACATTCACCGGTTATTCGCGGAGGCGAAAAACGCATTTGGCAAAATCGACATCGTGGTAGCGAATGCCGGTATCGAAATGGTGGAAACACCGGTGACCGAGTTTACCGAAGAGCAATTCGACCGCCTGTTTTCGATCAATACCAAAGGGGCCTATTTTACCATGCAGCAAGCCGCATTGAATGTGGAGGATAACGGACGCATTATCTACATCGCTTCGAGTACCACCGCATTTCCGGTTGCCGGAATGGCCGTTTACGGCGGCAGCAAAACGACACCCCGTTACCTGGTGGACGTTTTGTCCAAAGAAATAGGCCACCGGGGCGTCACAGTGAACTCGATCATCCCGTTCGCCGTCGATCATTCCGGTATTTTTGCCGAGGCGGGCAGCTATCCGGAGCTGAGAAAATCGTTGCTCGATAGCTGCCCGATGGGACGCCTTGCCGAAGTGGAGGACGTTGCCAATGTGGCCGAGTTTTTTGCAAGCGACCTGTCGTCTTTCGTCAATGGCCAGCATTTGCTCGTGAATGGAGGAGCTAATCAGTAA
- a CDS encoding T9SS type A sorting domain-containing protein: MSLRTRVPAHSAQRGASAVALEAYNNEEYWDISPIGSATGKVTISWDDFRNPSITASENVNVFSVAHLTGGNWLNEGSNASGILAAGSVTSEAISSWSPFTLGAIPGAGMPVTMVGFDGRIVENGALLEWQTTSEANASHFEVERSTDARTFQKIGSVVATGYSSGPQRYSFVDKSFGSQRQTVYYRLRSVDFDGTFSLTRAISLKPESNAGMAGVYPNPAGKSTSVTVTSRVPADKVSLWDLLGRQIPVRTSQMPDGSVQVGLTGVVPGAYVLKVATGHGTESRKLIIE; the protein is encoded by the coding sequence ATGTCGCTGCGGACGCGGGTACCGGCACATTCGGCACAACGGGGGGCCTCTGCTGTCGCATTGGAGGCCTATAACAACGAAGAGTACTGGGACATTTCGCCGATCGGCTCTGCCACAGGTAAAGTGACCATCTCCTGGGACGATTTCCGGAACCCTTCGATTACTGCTTCGGAAAATGTGAATGTGTTCAGTGTGGCGCACCTCACGGGAGGTAATTGGCTCAATGAGGGCTCAAATGCCTCGGGCATATTGGCTGCCGGCAGCGTAACCAGCGAGGCGATCTCGTCATGGAGCCCGTTTACGCTTGGCGCTATTCCGGGAGCGGGAATGCCGGTTACGATGGTCGGTTTCGACGGTCGGATCGTAGAGAACGGCGCATTGCTCGAATGGCAAACCACGAGCGAAGCCAATGCATCACATTTTGAAGTAGAACGCAGTACCGATGCCCGAACTTTTCAGAAGATCGGCTCGGTGGTAGCCACAGGTTACAGCAGCGGCCCGCAACGATATAGTTTCGTCGATAAATCGTTCGGCAGCCAGCGACAAACTGTTTACTATCGGCTGCGTTCAGTTGACTTCGACGGTACGTTCAGCCTGACAAGGGCGATATCCCTGAAACCGGAAAGCAATGCCGGCATGGCTGGCGTATATCCCAACCCGGCAGGGAAATCGACGTCGGTAACCGTTACGTCCCGGGTTCCGGCCGACAAAGTAAGTTTATGGGACCTGCTTGGAAGACAAATTCCGGTGCGTACATCGCAAATGCCGGATGGCTCGGTCCAGGTCGGGTTGACCGGCGTGGTACCCGGTGCTTATGTCCTGAAAGTAGCAACCGGACATGGAACTGAAAGCCGTAAACTGATTATCGAATAA
- a CDS encoding tail fiber domain-containing protein, with product MKKSVFTSLFVTVSLYANAQVGIGTLTPQAGLHVADSSVLFSAPGDVAPSPSGIPAIGEGRRMMWYADKAAFRVGYLGSFSSTYWNSNNIGNYSFAAGAHTRASGEASFAVGLATTASGNQSVALGNNGSATAERAFAFNGTASGVGAVAIGSGAQATNDDAIALGPSSISGGLGSVVIGPSIAHGPYAVAIGLQNSARGIFSFALGKNARAIHHGAMVISDASAGFSVDSAYSTAINQLTMRFAGGMRLFTNQGLTTGVELSPGGGAWNNVSDRRKKENFEALNAEQVLQKVSQLPVTGWNYKSQEATTRHIGPMAQDFYAAFGLNGIGNDTTINSSDIDGVNMVAIQALEKRTRQLQKENDQLRAKLEAMDRKMAAIENMIRAEPRKEAVTASR from the coding sequence ATGAAAAAGTCAGTCTTTACTTCTCTATTTGTTACTGTATCCTTGTATGCCAATGCCCAGGTCGGTATTGGTACGCTCACGCCCCAGGCCGGGTTGCATGTCGCGGACAGCAGCGTCCTTTTCTCGGCGCCGGGTGACGTCGCACCCAGTCCATCGGGCATACCGGCCATCGGCGAAGGGCGGCGGATGATGTGGTACGCCGATAAGGCTGCGTTCCGCGTCGGATACCTCGGGTCTTTTTCGAGTACTTACTGGAATTCCAACAATATCGGAAATTACTCATTCGCTGCCGGTGCGCATACCCGCGCCAGCGGCGAGGCTTCCTTTGCGGTCGGTCTGGCGACCACTGCGTCGGGCAACCAATCGGTGGCGCTCGGCAACAACGGTAGCGCTACGGCCGAAAGGGCCTTTGCGTTCAATGGTACCGCCAGCGGAGTGGGCGCGGTAGCGATAGGCAGCGGTGCCCAGGCGACCAATGACGACGCGATTGCGTTAGGCCCCTCATCGATATCCGGAGGGCTTGGATCCGTGGTAATAGGGCCATCCATTGCCCATGGCCCATACGCCGTTGCGATTGGTTTGCAAAACAGCGCCAGAGGGATTTTTTCGTTCGCGCTCGGCAAGAATGCGCGCGCAATACACCATGGGGCCATGGTGATTAGCGACGCCAGTGCAGGTTTCTCCGTTGATAGTGCTTATAGTACCGCCATAAACCAGCTGACCATGCGTTTTGCGGGCGGAATGCGCCTGTTTACTAATCAGGGCCTTACTACCGGCGTAGAGCTGTCTCCCGGGGGAGGTGCCTGGAACAATGTGAGCGACAGGCGGAAAAAAGAGAATTTCGAGGCATTGAACGCAGAGCAAGTTTTACAAAAGGTATCGCAACTGCCTGTTACGGGCTGGAATTACAAGAGCCAGGAGGCGACGACCCGCCATATCGGGCCGATGGCGCAGGATTTTTATGCCGCATTCGGACTGAATGGCATCGGTAACGATACCACCATCAATTCTTCCGATATCGACGGCGTAAATATGGTTGCGATACAGGCCTTGGAAAAGCGCACAAGACAGTTACAGAAAGAAAACGATCAATTAAGGGCGAAGCTCGAAGCGATGGACAGGAAAATGGCAGCGATTGAAAATATGATTAGGGCCGAACCGCGGAAAGAGGCCGTAACGGCTTCACGCTGA
- a CDS encoding recombinase family protein — MITGYLPFGADDTFAQKLEQAGCHRIVAEQKMNGRPRLEKLLSELQDGDILIVCRAAHIGSQADFVKTLIRIGLKHAHLVSVIEDIDTLRDTLHFGIQMSR; from the coding sequence ATGATAACAGGTTACTTGCCCTTTGGGGCGGACGATACTTTTGCGCAAAAACTCGAACAGGCAGGCTGCCACAGGATCGTGGCGGAACAGAAAATGAATGGAAGGCCCCGGCTGGAAAAGCTTCTGTCGGAATTACAAGACGGCGATATATTGATCGTCTGCCGGGCCGCCCACATCGGTTCACAGGCCGATTTTGTAAAAACGCTGATCAGGATAGGTTTGAAACACGCGCACCTCGTCTCGGTCATCGAGGATATCGACACCCTCCGCGACACCCTGCATTTCGGCATTCAGATGTCCCGTTGA
- a CDS encoding Tm-1-like ATP-binding domain-containing protein — translation MSSSDKSILIVGCFDTKGEVFSYLRERIVAGGETVITVNTGVFGTTHAFPVDFEADQVAIAAGHSLADLRHDRDRGKAIDIMGRGAASLVSRLYSDGRIKAVIGMGGGGGTYIALSAMQGVPFGTPKVCLTTLATKDLSRQIGDKDIMLIPSVVDVAGKNHILGQLVAQAAAAICAMANVQTADIESKAPCIAISMFGNTTACVDKCTELLSNAGYEVLAFHATGVGGKTMESLIREGCFDAVLDITTTELADDLCGGICSAGSERLTAAADMGIPQVVVPGCLDMVNFAHPDTVPPAFAGRRLYSWAPDVTLMRTDERENVILGERLARNVSRSQAGAAIVLPLKGISQIATEGGIFHNPAADTALFDAIRDNTASHVAIVEADMHINDPAFAGLLVKTLLGILQKSNHL, via the coding sequence ATGTCAAGTTCAGATAAAAGCATTCTCATCGTCGGCTGTTTCGATACCAAGGGCGAAGTGTTCTCCTACCTGCGCGAACGTATCGTGGCCGGCGGCGAAACGGTAATTACAGTGAACACGGGCGTTTTCGGCACCACCCACGCATTCCCCGTCGACTTCGAAGCGGACCAGGTGGCCATAGCTGCCGGCCACAGCCTCGCCGACCTCCGCCATGACCGGGACCGGGGCAAGGCGATCGACATCATGGGCCGGGGCGCTGCCAGCCTGGTATCGCGGCTATATTCCGACGGCAGGATCAAAGCGGTGATCGGCATGGGCGGAGGGGGCGGCACGTACATCGCGCTTTCGGCTATGCAGGGAGTCCCGTTCGGAACGCCGAAGGTTTGCCTCACAACCCTGGCTACCAAAGACCTGTCGCGACAAATCGGTGATAAGGACATCATGCTAATCCCGTCCGTAGTGGACGTGGCCGGGAAGAACCACATTCTCGGGCAACTGGTAGCGCAGGCCGCCGCGGCAATATGTGCAATGGCGAATGTACAAACGGCGGATATTGAATCGAAAGCTCCCTGCATTGCCATCAGCATGTTCGGAAACACTACTGCCTGCGTCGACAAATGCACCGAGCTCCTGAGCAATGCCGGGTACGAGGTGCTGGCATTCCACGCTACCGGCGTAGGTGGCAAAACGATGGAATCGCTTATCAGGGAAGGTTGCTTCGACGCTGTCCTCGACATCACCACCACGGAACTCGCCGACGACCTTTGTGGCGGCATTTGCAGTGCGGGATCAGAAAGGCTCACCGCCGCGGCCGACATGGGCATCCCGCAGGTGGTCGTACCGGGTTGCCTGGATATGGTCAATTTTGCCCATCCCGACACAGTCCCTCCCGCTTTCGCGGGCAGGCGCTTGTACAGCTGGGCACCCGATGTAACGCTTATGCGCACGGACGAGCGTGAGAACGTGATCCTCGGCGAACGGCTCGCACGGAACGTCAGCCGGTCACAGGCAGGCGCCGCTATTGTCCTGCCGTTGAAAGGGATTTCCCAGATAGCCACGGAAGGCGGGATTTTTCATAACCCCGCAGCCGATACGGCATTATTCGACGCTATCCGGGACAATACCGCCAGCCATGTAGCGATAGTGGAGGCCGATATGCACATCAACGACCCGGCATTTGCCGGTTTGCTGGTAAAAACGTTGCTGGGTATTTTGCAAAAATCGAATCACCTGTAA